The proteins below come from a single Fusobacteriaceae bacterium genomic window:
- a CDS encoding CinA family nicotinamide mononucleotide deamidase-related protein, with amino-acid sequence MKAGIILVGTELLNGGTVDTNSIYIGEELNKYGIEMEFKMAVRDVREEIVKAIGWAKQNVDLVIMSGGLGPTIDDITKECIAAYLGLPLIVDPEDVRILERKFDAIHIPMIPSNIKQIEKPQGAISFPNGEGMAPGVYIDGIAAFPGIPRELYDLLPKFLAWYSREKKLAADDIYIRDILTYGLGESILDDKVKGLFTEPGIYYEFLVKAHGTIVRLQSYRHDKKNVEKIVKNIYNEIGEYIFGEGNDTLESVLVRELKARGMTFSTGESCTGGLIAGTVVNVPGASDVFREGFVTYSNEAKIKYLGVSSETLARHGAVSAETAWEMVKGLATTAGIASTGIAGPASDDTEKPVGLVYIAVRVGESISVKEYKLGGGRNRIRHRAALHGLFDLIRLLRRESAV; translated from the coding sequence ATGAAAGCGGGGATTATTCTTGTCGGAACGGAACTTTTGAACGGGGGAACCGTCGACACAAACAGCATTTACATCGGAGAGGAGCTCAACAAATACGGCATTGAAATGGAATTCAAGATGGCTGTACGGGACGTTCGGGAAGAGATCGTCAAGGCCATCGGCTGGGCGAAGCAAAACGTGGATCTTGTGATCATGTCCGGGGGGCTGGGACCCACGATCGACGACATCACCAAGGAGTGCATCGCGGCATATCTGGGGCTGCCCCTGATCGTAGACCCGGAGGACGTGAGGATACTGGAGCGGAAATTTGACGCGATCCACATCCCGATGATTCCTTCCAACATCAAGCAGATTGAAAAACCCCAAGGGGCGATTTCCTTTCCCAACGGCGAAGGCATGGCGCCCGGCGTCTACATCGACGGAATCGCGGCCTTTCCGGGGATTCCCCGGGAGCTCTATGACCTGCTTCCGAAATTCCTCGCCTGGTACAGCCGGGAAAAGAAGCTTGCGGCCGATGACATCTACATCCGGGACATTCTCACTTACGGCCTCGGGGAATCCATCCTCGACGACAAGGTCAAGGGGCTTTTCACGGAACCGGGGATTTATTACGAATTTCTCGTCAAAGCCCACGGAACCATTGTCCGCCTGCAAAGTTACCGGCATGACAAAAAAAATGTGGAAAAAATCGTCAAAAACATATACAATGAAATAGGAGAATATATTTTCGGCGAAGGGAACGACACGCTGGAAAGCGTCCTGGTCCGTGAGCTGAAAGCCCGGGGGATGACCTTTTCGACGGGAGAATCCTGCACGGGCGGACTGATCGCGGGGACCGTCGTCAATGTCCCGGGGGCTTCCGACGTCTTCCGGGAAGGCTTTGTGACCTACAGCAACGAAGCCAAGATCAAATACCTCGGCGTATCGTCCGAAACTCTCGCCCGCCACGGGGCGGTCAGCGCGGAAACGGCATGGGAAATGGTCAAAGGACTTGCGACAACGGCCGGAATCGCCTCCACGGGGATTGCGGGACCGGCGTCGGACGATACGGAAAAACCCGTGGGCCTTGTCTACATAGCGGTCCGCGTCGGGGAAAGCATTTCGGTCAAAGAATACAAACTCGGGGGAGGACGCAACAGGATCCGGCACAGAGCCGCCTTGCACGGGCTCTTTGACCTGATCCGGCTGCTGCGGCGGGAAAGCGCCGTTTGA
- a CDS encoding DegV family EDD domain-containing protein: MKIEIKVLNAMRFTKLFIAASRWVSKYADVLNDINVFPAPDGDTGTNISMTLQAVENELVKLDHEPDMREFVDVVSEAALMGAKGTSGIIFANLLAGFLSTIADKEDVTIRDVAAAFVEARERVYAAVAAPVEGTILTVLSEVANSAVAYEGDPEDFILFLVYLKNVAWEALQKTPEQFPLLRENGVVDAGGMGFFYLLESFEKSVSDPEMLKDLERIIKSQAIRSERLKQIASGKQTSKYKYNLEFLLESDEFDVGAYKKKIARYGDILYCVQIGRKTKTQIHTDAPWELLKIGDKSGRIYNINLENLQPEGEAPTASAVFQPDGESGESQAEEADATRLIDTAVVTDSGSDLTEDVVKDLRVSIIPLKLKVRDNYYSDGTEFTKKEIWTLYRKELIFPKVTPPSPTEFKNLYDELFQKGYKKIISIHIANSLSGTQQAAKVARGMFENKGDIAIIDSRSLSLPLGHLVLKAAKMIENGANFDDVVKKINDNIGKMDVYLFSEDLSYLQKNKRVSAFAGSWGRLAQYRIRLKLKDETINYDGAHFGYRSIFKYVRNLLRDQYAKNRYIVYSLWGGGADELLKTNEIKEIVLSLSGNLTYAGNFQIGSSIANASGPVFGFGIIQTSL; the protein is encoded by the coding sequence ATGAAAATCGAGATTAAAGTCCTGAATGCCATGCGGTTCACAAAATTGTTCATCGCGGCGAGCCGCTGGGTTTCCAAATACGCCGACGTTTTGAACGACATCAATGTGTTCCCCGCGCCCGACGGCGATACGGGGACGAATATTTCCATGACGCTGCAGGCCGTGGAAAACGAGCTGGTCAAGCTTGACCATGAGCCCGATATGAGGGAATTTGTGGACGTGGTGTCCGAAGCCGCGCTGATGGGTGCGAAAGGGACGTCGGGAATCATTTTTGCCAATCTTTTGGCGGGATTTCTCTCGACCATCGCCGACAAGGAAGACGTGACGATAAGGGATGTGGCGGCGGCCTTTGTGGAGGCCCGAGAGCGGGTCTACGCGGCGGTTGCGGCCCCCGTTGAGGGGACAATTCTGACCGTCCTTTCCGAGGTGGCTAATTCAGCCGTCGCCTACGAGGGCGATCCCGAAGATTTTATCCTCTTCCTCGTTTACCTCAAAAATGTGGCCTGGGAAGCCTTGCAGAAGACCCCCGAACAGTTTCCGCTGCTCAGGGAAAACGGCGTCGTGGATGCCGGAGGAATGGGCTTTTTCTACCTTCTCGAAAGTTTCGAAAAATCCGTTTCCGACCCCGAGATGCTCAAAGACCTGGAGCGTATCATCAAGTCCCAGGCCATTCGCAGCGAGCGTCTGAAGCAAATCGCTTCCGGGAAGCAGACGTCAAAATACAAGTACAATCTGGAATTTTTGCTGGAAAGCGACGAATTTGACGTCGGGGCCTACAAAAAGAAAATCGCCCGTTACGGCGATATTCTGTACTGCGTGCAGATCGGGCGGAAAACGAAGACCCAGATCCACACCGACGCCCCCTGGGAGCTCCTCAAGATCGGGGACAAGAGCGGGCGGATCTACAACATCAACCTCGAAAACCTCCAGCCCGAAGGGGAAGCGCCGACGGCTTCCGCGGTTTTTCAGCCCGACGGGGAAAGCGGGGAGAGTCAGGCCGAGGAGGCCGACGCGACCCGGCTGATCGATACGGCCGTCGTGACGGATTCGGGCTCGGATTTGACCGAAGACGTCGTAAAAGACCTGCGGGTCAGCATTATTCCGCTCAAATTAAAAGTTCGAGACAATTATTACAGCGACGGGACCGAGTTTACGAAAAAGGAAATCTGGACGCTCTACCGCAAGGAATTGATTTTCCCCAAGGTGACGCCGCCCTCGCCGACGGAGTTCAAGAACCTCTACGACGAGCTCTTTCAGAAAGGATACAAAAAGATCATTTCGATCCATATCGCCAACAGCCTGAGCGGTACCCAGCAGGCGGCCAAAGTCGCAAGGGGGATGTTTGAAAACAAGGGGGACATCGCGATTATCGATTCCCGCTCCCTTTCGTTACCCCTCGGCCATCTTGTCTTAAAAGCGGCCAAAATGATTGAAAACGGTGCAAATTTCGATGACGTCGTGAAGAAAATTAATGACAATATCGGAAAAATGGATGTTTATTTGTTCTCCGAGGATCTGTCCTATTTGCAGAAAAACAAGCGGGTCTCGGCTTTCGCGGGCTCCTGGGGACGGCTGGCCCAGTATCGGATCCGGCTGAAACTCAAGGACGAGACCATCAATTACGACGGCGCCCATTTCGGCTATCGCTCGATTTTCAAATATGTCCGGAACCTGCTGCGGGATCAGTACGCCAAAAATCGGTATATCGTCTATTCGCTCTGGGGCGGCGGCGCCGACGAGCTCCTCAAGACCAACGAAATCAAAGAAATCGTACTTTCCCTGAGCGGGAACCTCACCTACGCGGGCAATTTCCAGATCGGGAGTTCCATCGCCAACGCGTCGGGGCCGGTCTTCGGCTTCGGGATCATTCAGACGTCGCTTTGA
- a CDS encoding phosphatidylglycerophosphatase A — MDDNNKHLRLMKLLGTCFGLGDFPYAPGTVGTLGGIPIFLLLNWLRRFFPNMLVYYSFYFVFLMTFFMVAVYVSGYCEEIIYKTEDPGCVVIDEVLGYLTTLFFITPVGGRELLMALAAAFVIFRILDITKPGPVNKSQAFPNGIGIVLDDFLAGIIGNFILVCAWTLLKLI, encoded by the coding sequence ATGGACGACAACAATAAGCATTTGAGACTCATGAAGCTTCTGGGAACCTGCTTCGGCCTCGGGGATTTTCCCTACGCGCCGGGGACCGTGGGGACCCTGGGCGGCATCCCGATTTTTCTTCTGCTCAACTGGCTCAGGCGTTTTTTTCCCAATATGCTCGTCTACTATTCCTTTTATTTCGTCTTTCTGATGACCTTTTTTATGGTGGCCGTCTACGTCAGCGGCTATTGCGAAGAAATCATCTACAAGACCGAAGACCCGGGCTGCGTCGTGATCGACGAAGTGTTGGGCTACCTGACGACGCTCTTTTTCATTACGCCCGTGGGGGGGCGGGAACTTCTCATGGCCCTGGCAGCGGCCTTCGTAATCTTCCGTATCCTCGACATCACCAAACCGGGACCCGTCAACAAATCCCAGGCTTTTCCCAACGGGATCGGCATCGTACTGGACGATTTTCTCGCGGGGATCATCGGCAATTTTATCCTGGTCTGTGCCTGGACGCTGCTCAAATTGATCTGA
- a CDS encoding electron transfer flavoprotein subunit beta/FixA family protein, which produces MKIVVCIKQVPAGSQIKIDEKKGTLIRGGGDNKTNPYDLFALEAALKIKETLGATVTVLTMGPPQAEEAMRDAFLMGADEAVIMTDPKFSGSDVLATSHTLAQGITLLGDVSLIICGKQTTDGDTAQIGPAIAEQMGLPHVAWIKEIQKVDEKGIETRQDVGGVSQIARMEYPCLITVEKDINVPRLPSYKKVKEAGEKNVRKISCKELPDKDPSHYGAKGSPTKVIKMFPPTGRATKIRIGGASAEEKAATLLQILTQEKYIREGGEKNGN; this is translated from the coding sequence ATGAAAATCGTAGTTTGTATCAAACAGGTGCCCGCCGGCAGTCAGATCAAAATTGACGAAAAGAAGGGGACCCTGATCCGCGGCGGCGGGGATAACAAGACGAACCCCTATGATTTGTTCGCTCTGGAAGCCGCTTTGAAAATAAAGGAAACGCTGGGGGCGACCGTCACCGTATTGACCATGGGACCGCCTCAGGCGGAAGAAGCCATGCGGGACGCTTTCCTGATGGGGGCGGACGAGGCCGTCATCATGACGGATCCCAAATTCTCAGGTTCTGACGTACTTGCCACAAGCCATACTCTGGCTCAAGGCATCACCCTTTTGGGCGACGTCTCGCTTATCATTTGCGGCAAACAAACCACAGACGGGGACACGGCTCAAATCGGACCGGCCATAGCCGAGCAAATGGGTTTGCCCCATGTGGCTTGGATCAAAGAAATCCAAAAAGTCGATGAAAAGGGCATCGAGACGCGGCAGGACGTCGGCGGAGTCTCCCAGATCGCCAGGATGGAATATCCCTGCCTCATTACCGTAGAGAAGGATATCAACGTCCCCCGTCTGCCTTCCTATAAAAAAGTGAAAGAAGCCGGGGAAAAGAATGTCCGGAAGATTTCCTGCAAAGAACTGCCCGACAAGGACCCTAGCCATTACGGCGCCAAAGGATCGCCAACAAAAGTGATCAAGATGTTTCCGCCGACGGGCCGGGCGACAAAAATCCGCATTGGAGGGGCAAGCGCCGAGGAAAAAGCCGCGACGTTGTTACAGATACTCACGCAGGAAAAGTATATCAGAGAAGGGGGAGAAAAAAATGGAAATTAA
- a CDS encoding U32 family peptidase produces MKIVAPAGNPERFIAALKGGADEIYMGLAGFGARRSADNFTIAQFLEALDYAHIRGVSVNLTLNTLMTENEMDFLYPNLKALYERGLDAVIIQDTGLFRFLRENFPDLPIHASTQMAVGNHTEINFLRKMGIARFILPRELSFEEIRGIRERTMAELEVFVSGALCICHSGKCYLSSFVGGRSGNRGLCAQPCRKRYRAEQAGEGFLLSPKDQLLGPAEIEKLAAAGVESIKIEGRMKDPHYVYETVRYYREVLHGGAPTSRTAALFNRGYDTPYFYGVSKTLINTKYSANMGVEIGAVAGGKIELKKPVSMGDGVIWLDGKHRILGGHFINSKNLRKQMPEGASYLRRTYDKTLNDAIAAELAGERKAPLSITGRVKAGENPSFTFAAPGKGGVSVSCAATVPDIPGAARSNPLGAEDLRAKFAELGATEFALAEFFCDVDPGLFLPLSLIKDIKRRGVAEIREKLLQSYRRETVNPEKKPAEPKGPRKTNENPVISVIVRTNAQLKAAVENHIQKIYRVKKSPLGMVSENNAAQIDENCKMIWNLYELIRHPGKDLTLHWMWNITNRLAVETWHEAFPKVGTVMISPELSYDKIREIGSGSLKKALLIYGRLRAMTITADLFRGRDTEMKNEQGDAFRLGRNEYRNTEIHFAKPLDVIGDDRIKTLGVDEFVLEFTDESYEETGAVLSRLDHPGGEITPYNYLRGVY; encoded by the coding sequence ATGAAAATCGTCGCGCCGGCGGGAAATCCCGAGCGCTTTATCGCGGCTCTCAAAGGGGGCGCCGATGAGATCTATATGGGTCTCGCGGGCTTCGGCGCGAGACGGAGCGCCGACAACTTTACGATCGCGCAGTTTTTGGAAGCCCTTGATTATGCTCATATTCGCGGCGTTTCTGTCAACCTGACGCTCAACACGCTGATGACGGAAAACGAGATGGATTTTCTTTACCCGAATCTGAAGGCCCTCTACGAAAGGGGGCTTGACGCCGTCATCATTCAGGATACGGGCCTTTTCCGCTTTCTCAGAGAAAATTTTCCGGATCTCCCGATTCACGCCAGCACCCAAATGGCTGTGGGAAACCATACGGAAATCAATTTTCTGCGCAAAATGGGGATAGCGCGCTTTATTCTCCCCAGAGAGCTGTCTTTTGAGGAAATTCGCGGGATCAGGGAACGGACGATGGCGGAGCTTGAAGTCTTCGTTTCGGGGGCGCTCTGCATCTGCCACTCGGGGAAATGCTATCTCTCGTCTTTTGTGGGCGGCCGCTCAGGCAATCGCGGCCTTTGCGCCCAGCCCTGCCGGAAGCGCTACCGGGCGGAACAGGCGGGCGAAGGCTTTCTCTTGAGCCCCAAAGATCAGCTGTTGGGCCCCGCCGAAATCGAAAAATTGGCGGCTGCGGGCGTCGAAAGCATCAAAATCGAGGGCCGGATGAAGGATCCCCACTATGTCTACGAGACGGTCCGCTATTATCGGGAGGTGCTCCATGGCGGCGCGCCGACGTCGCGAACGGCGGCCCTTTTCAATCGGGGCTACGATACGCCGTATTTTTACGGCGTGTCAAAAACGCTGATCAACACAAAGTATTCGGCCAACATGGGCGTCGAGATCGGCGCCGTGGCGGGCGGAAAGATCGAGCTCAAAAAGCCCGTTTCCATGGGAGACGGCGTCATCTGGCTCGACGGAAAGCACAGGATTCTGGGCGGACATTTCATCAACAGCAAAAATCTGCGCAAGCAAATGCCCGAAGGGGCAAGCTATCTGCGGCGCACCTATGACAAGACGCTCAATGACGCCATCGCGGCGGAACTGGCGGGGGAAAGAAAGGCCCCCCTTTCGATTACGGGCCGCGTAAAGGCGGGCGAAAATCCCTCGTTTACGTTTGCGGCCCCGGGCAAAGGAGGCGTAAGCGTCAGCTGCGCGGCGACGGTTCCGGATATTCCGGGCGCGGCGCGGAGCAATCCCCTCGGGGCGGAGGACCTCCGGGCAAAATTCGCGGAGCTGGGCGCGACGGAATTTGCTCTCGCGGAATTTTTCTGCGACGTGGATCCCGGTCTCTTTCTGCCGCTCTCGCTGATCAAAGATATCAAACGGCGGGGCGTCGCGGAAATCCGGGAAAAACTCCTTCAAAGTTACCGGCGGGAAACCGTGAATCCGGAAAAAAAGCCCGCGGAACCCAAGGGCCCCCGCAAAACAAACGAAAATCCGGTGATCTCCGTCATTGTCCGGACCAACGCTCAGTTGAAGGCGGCCGTAGAAAATCATATCCAAAAAATTTACCGCGTGAAGAAATCCCCTTTGGGGATGGTTTCCGAAAATAACGCGGCTCAAATTGATGAAAATTGCAAAATGATCTGGAATTTGTATGAACTGATCCGACATCCCGGAAAGGATTTGACGCTCCACTGGATGTGGAATATCACGAACAGGCTCGCCGTGGAGACCTGGCATGAGGCCTTCCCCAAGGTCGGAACCGTGATGATTTCTCCCGAACTCTCTTACGATAAGATCCGGGAAATCGGATCGGGCAGCCTCAAAAAGGCCCTTCTGATTTACGGCAGGTTGCGGGCCATGACGATTACGGCCGATCTTTTCCGGGGACGGGATACGGAGATGAAAAATGAACAAGGGGACGCCTTCAGGCTCGGGCGAAACGAGTACCGGAATACGGAAATCCATTTCGCGAAGCCCCTTGACGTCATCGGCGACGACAGGATCAAGACCCTTGGGGTTGACGAATTCGTGCTGGAATTTACCGACGAGAGCTATGAGGAAACCGGGGCGGTATTGTCCCGCCTGGATCATCCGGGCGGAGAGATCACGCCGTATAACTATCTGCGGGGGGTGTATTGA
- a CDS encoding FAD-binding oxidoreductase produces the protein MENRYKKLTPAGVEHLRKITDPGRVYVGETIKKDYWHDEMPEYGSFQPEALVEVLTKEEVSAIMKYAWKENIPVVVRGGGTGLAGGAICSSGGIMISMLRMNRIDPVDRANMTISAEAGALLCDISKEASAVGLFYPPDPGERTASIGGTVITNAGGMRAVRYGVTRDYVRSIEGVLPDGEIVQFSSNVVKNTTGYDLKDLIIGSEGTLCICTKVTLRLLPLPAFTRTLVVPYADLITCIESVPKILQLNFMPTAVEFIEQEVLDMIGTHLNKPFPDNSGNAYLILMYDAASREELENACNQCADTCLQNGALDVKIADTPERIQSVWSVRAAVLEGLKAESDSQEECDVVVPRAEIANYIRAAKEIGRRYNIRIVTVGHAGDGNIHTEMLRKNQTDEEWHYNTKNCLKELYAKSKELGGQLSGEHGIGIGRIDYLEDFVGRSLYKLFQGVKKIFDEKNLLNPGKVIHFPEN, from the coding sequence ATGGAAAACCGGTATAAAAAGTTGACGCCCGCGGGAGTCGAGCATCTCAGAAAAATCACGGATCCCGGACGGGTTTACGTCGGAGAGACCATAAAGAAGGATTACTGGCATGATGAAATGCCGGAATACGGCAGTTTTCAGCCGGAAGCCCTCGTGGAAGTTCTGACCAAAGAAGAAGTATCCGCCATCATGAAATACGCCTGGAAAGAAAACATCCCGGTCGTGGTGAGAGGCGGCGGCACCGGTCTCGCCGGCGGGGCCATCTGCAGCAGCGGCGGCATCATGATTTCCATGCTCCGGATGAACCGGATTGATCCGGTTGACCGGGCCAATATGACGATCTCAGCCGAAGCGGGGGCGCTGCTCTGCGACATTTCCAAGGAAGCCTCGGCAGTCGGATTGTTTTATCCGCCCGATCCCGGGGAGCGGACAGCCTCCATCGGCGGTACGGTGATTACCAACGCAGGCGGAATGCGCGCCGTGCGTTACGGCGTTACCCGGGATTATGTACGAAGCATTGAAGGCGTGTTGCCTGACGGCGAAATCGTCCAGTTTTCTTCCAATGTCGTAAAAAATACGACGGGATATGATCTGAAAGATCTGATCATCGGCTCCGAAGGAACGTTGTGCATCTGTACGAAAGTCACGTTGCGCCTGCTGCCCTTGCCCGCCTTCACACGAACCCTCGTGGTTCCTTACGCGGACTTGATTACCTGTATCGAGTCCGTACCGAAGATCTTGCAGCTGAATTTCATGCCGACGGCCGTGGAATTCATTGAGCAGGAAGTGCTGGATATGATCGGGACCCACCTCAACAAACCCTTTCCCGACAACAGCGGAAACGCTTACCTCATTCTCATGTATGACGCGGCGAGCAGGGAAGAATTGGAAAACGCCTGCAACCAGTGCGCGGATACCTGCCTGCAAAACGGCGCGCTGGATGTGAAAATCGCCGATACGCCGGAGCGGATTCAATCGGTCTGGTCCGTACGGGCGGCGGTGCTGGAAGGCTTGAAAGCCGAAAGCGATTCCCAGGAAGAATGCGACGTGGTCGTGCCGCGGGCTGAAATTGCCAACTATATCCGGGCGGCCAAGGAAATCGGGCGGCGCTACAATATCCGCATTGTTACGGTAGGTCACGCGGGAGACGGCAATATCCATACGGAAATGCTGCGGAAAAACCAAACGGATGAGGAATGGCATTACAATACGAAAAACTGCCTCAAAGAACTTTACGCCAAGTCCAAGGAATTGGGCGGGCAATTATCCGGAGAGCATGGAATAGGAATCGGAAGAATAGACTACCTCGAAGATTTCGTAGGTCGTTCCCTCTATAAATTGTTTCAGGGCGTGAAAAAAATCTTTGACGAAAAGAACCTGCTGAATCCCGGGAAAGTGATCCATTTTCCCGAAAACTGA
- a CDS encoding electron transfer flavoprotein subunit alpha/FixB family protein, whose product MEIKKTTGWQDILIVAQCGKECLHPVTLELIGEAKKLGAKASYRVHVVAAGGPGTARKAEKLLAYGVKNVYIYEEEALGDFRADIYANAICDCIAKTRPSVVLIGATSLGRSLAPRLATRFRTGLTADCTALDIKENGELVQIRPAFGGNIMAKILISQCRPQFATIRYKVMDRAKMEGSVRGRLIRCELPAEALRSRIEILHTAPIPPAKSIEEEEILVVAGRGVKDEKGLRLVRELAEKLGGRIAYTRPMVEEGIGSADCQIGLSGRTVKPRLIITCGVSGAIQFTSCMRDAECIVAINSDPDALIFNIAHYYIVDDLYKVIPAMLQIMEEKQEAVI is encoded by the coding sequence ATGGAAATTAAAAAAACGACCGGATGGCAGGATATTCTGATCGTTGCCCAATGTGGAAAAGAGTGCCTTCACCCGGTCACGCTGGAACTCATCGGCGAAGCGAAAAAGCTGGGCGCCAAAGCCTCCTACCGGGTGCACGTCGTGGCGGCGGGAGGACCCGGGACCGCGAGAAAGGCGGAAAAACTACTCGCTTACGGCGTAAAGAACGTCTATATCTACGAAGAGGAAGCCCTCGGGGATTTTCGCGCGGATATCTATGCCAACGCGATCTGCGATTGCATCGCGAAAACGAGACCCTCTGTCGTTTTGATCGGAGCGACCTCCCTGGGACGTTCGCTGGCGCCGCGTCTGGCCACGAGATTCCGTACCGGATTAACCGCCGATTGTACGGCGCTGGATATCAAGGAAAACGGAGAACTTGTCCAGATCCGCCCGGCGTTTGGGGGAAACATCATGGCAAAAATCCTGATTTCCCAATGTCGTCCCCAGTTTGCGACGATCCGGTACAAGGTGATGGATCGCGCGAAAATGGAAGGCTCCGTCCGTGGGCGCCTCATCCGCTGTGAGCTTCCCGCGGAAGCGCTTCGGTCCCGGATAGAAATCCTCCATACGGCGCCGATCCCGCCCGCCAAATCCATCGAGGAAGAGGAAATTCTTGTGGTTGCGGGACGGGGAGTAAAAGATGAGAAAGGTTTGCGCCTGGTCCGGGAATTGGCGGAAAAATTGGGCGGAAGGATTGCCTATACGCGCCCCATGGTCGAAGAGGGCATAGGCTCCGCCGACTGCCAGATCGGTCTGTCGGGGAGAACGGTGAAACCGCGCTTGATCATTACCTGCGGCGTCTCGGGCGCCATCCAGTTCACATCCTGCATGCGGGACGCCGAGTGCATCGTCGCCATCAATTCCGATCCCGACGCGCTGATCTTCAATATCGCCCATTATTATATCGTCGACGATTTGTATAAAGTAATTCCCGCAATGCTGCAGATCATGGAAGAAAAACAGGAGGCGGTCATCTGA